The following coding sequences lie in one Paenibacillus durus ATCC 35681 genomic window:
- a CDS encoding mismatch-specific DNA-glycosylase yields the protein MNPVKDHLDFGLHIVFIGFNPSLRSGEVGHHYANPRNNFWRILHRSGLTPRLYDASEDGELLKLGYGFTNIVARPTRGAEDITREEYREGRDLLRAKLAKYRPHIACFVGKGVYTEFSRRTKADWGFQEELEPVVDGVREFVAPSSSGLVRMPMEDIIGIYRRLNEAVRSDVE from the coding sequence ATGAACCCGGTGAAGGATCATCTCGACTTCGGGCTGCACATTGTATTTATCGGCTTTAACCCGAGCCTGCGGTCGGGAGAAGTCGGCCACCATTATGCGAATCCGCGCAATAATTTCTGGAGAATACTGCATCGCAGCGGACTTACGCCGCGGCTGTACGACGCTTCCGAGGATGGCGAACTGCTTAAGCTGGGCTACGGTTTCACTAATATCGTCGCCCGTCCCACAAGGGGAGCGGAGGATATCACCCGGGAGGAGTACAGGGAGGGGCGCGATCTGCTGCGTGCCAAGCTTGCGAAGTACCGGCCGCACATCGCCTGCTTCGTCGGCAAGGGCGTGTACACGGAATTCAGCCGCAGGACGAAGGCCGACTGGGGCTTTCAGGAGGAACTGGAGCCGGTGGTGGATGGCGTGCGCGAATTTGTCGCACCGTCCTCCAGCGGACTGGTGCGGATGCCGATGGAGGACATCATCGGGATTTACCGTAGGCTGAATGAGGCCGTCCGGTCTGACGTGGAATGA
- a CDS encoding YjjG family noncanonical pyrimidine nucleotidase codes for MKYDVILFDADDTLFDYDQSESYALREAFKQFGMPEGFEDCGSTYKEINKGLWRDLELGLISSDALRVERFTRLFAAHELELDPESFSAAYLFHLGAGTGTFLIKGAAEICRELSGCRLAVITNGIKEVQYSRIQDSPLRDAFAHIIISEEVGSQKPEPGIFDHAFAKLGLTHEDKPNVLIVGDTLTSDIQGGIAYGIDTCWFNPRGKSGDPGITPTYEIKALPELLSIVGGE; via the coding sequence GTGAAATATGATGTTATTTTGTTCGACGCCGATGACACGCTGTTCGATTACGATCAGTCGGAAAGCTATGCGCTGAGGGAAGCCTTTAAACAGTTTGGCATGCCGGAGGGCTTCGAAGACTGCGGATCTACATACAAAGAAATCAACAAGGGATTGTGGAGGGATTTGGAGCTCGGGCTGATCTCCTCCGACGCGCTGCGCGTGGAACGATTTACCCGGCTGTTTGCCGCACATGAGCTTGAGCTGGACCCCGAGTCCTTCAGCGCGGCATACCTGTTCCATTTGGGAGCGGGGACAGGAACCTTCCTGATTAAGGGGGCGGCGGAAATATGCAGAGAATTATCCGGCTGCCGTCTTGCGGTGATTACGAACGGCATTAAAGAAGTTCAGTATTCGCGCATCCAAGACTCCCCGCTGCGGGATGCGTTCGCGCATATCATCATTTCAGAGGAAGTCGGAAGCCAGAAGCCGGAGCCGGGCATTTTCGATCACGCTTTTGCCAAACTGGGACTTACACATGAAGACAAGCCTAACGTACTGATCGTCGGCGATACCCTGACATCGGACATCCAGGGCGGCATTGCGTATGGGATCGACACCTGCTGGTTCAACCCGCGCGGAAAATCCGGGGACCCCGGGATCACTCCGACCTATGAAATCAAGGCGCTGCCCGAACTGCTGAGCATTGTGGGCGGAGAGTAA
- a CDS encoding manganese-dependent inorganic pyrophosphatase yields MEKTLIFGHKNPDTDTICSAIAYAALKKELGWDVEAIRLGEVGSETQYALDHFGVEVPRLVENVAAEAKQVILVDHNERQQSASDIDQVRVVEVIDHHRIANFETAHPLYYRAEPVGCTATILKKLYKENGVEISKPVAGLMLSAIVSDSLLFKSPTCTEEDVAAAKELAEIAGVDTDSYGLSMLKAGADLSDKSIDTLLNLDAKEFSMGGKKVIIAQVNAVDTNDVLSRQAELEAALQSIIDEKGLDLFLFVVTDILNSDSVGVALGSAAGAVEQAYNVKLDDNKALLKGVVSRKSQIVPVLTETIAKL; encoded by the coding sequence ATGGAAAAAACATTGATCTTTGGGCACAAAAACCCCGACACCGATACGATTTGTTCCGCCATCGCCTATGCCGCGCTCAAAAAAGAGCTGGGCTGGGACGTTGAAGCCATCCGCCTTGGCGAAGTCGGCTCCGAAACGCAATATGCGCTGGACCATTTCGGCGTGGAGGTTCCGCGTCTTGTGGAGAATGTTGCTGCCGAAGCGAAGCAGGTTATTCTCGTCGACCATAACGAGCGTCAGCAAAGCGCGAGCGACATCGATCAGGTGCGCGTTGTTGAGGTTATCGACCATCACCGGATCGCCAACTTTGAGACGGCGCATCCGCTGTATTACCGCGCCGAGCCGGTAGGCTGTACCGCAACGATCTTGAAGAAGCTGTACAAGGAGAACGGAGTGGAGATTTCGAAGCCTGTTGCGGGACTTATGCTGTCCGCTATCGTGTCCGACTCCCTGCTGTTCAAATCCCCGACCTGCACGGAAGAGGACGTGGCCGCAGCGAAAGAGCTGGCGGAAATCGCCGGTGTGGATACGGACAGCTACGGCCTGAGCATGCTGAAAGCCGGAGCGGACCTCAGCGACAAGAGCATCGATACGCTGCTTAATCTGGACGCGAAGGAATTCAGCATGGGCGGCAAAAAAGTGATCATCGCCCAGGTCAACGCGGTGGATACGAATGACGTGCTGTCCCGGCAGGCCGAGCTTGAGGCTGCCTTGCAAAGCATTATCGACGAGAAGGGTCTCGATCTGTTCCTGTTCGTCGTAACGGACATCCTGAACAGCGATTCCGTCGGCGTCGCTCTGGGCAGCGCGGCAGGAGCCGTGGAGCAGGCTTACAATGTGAAGCTGGACGACAACAAGGCTCTGCTCAAAGGCGTCGTTTCCCGCAAGTCGCAAATCGTGCCGGTGCTTACCGAGACGATAGCCAAGCTGTAA
- a CDS encoding RrF2 family transcriptional regulator, with amino-acid sequence MAKRNIGTLQYKSFGLALQALVVIAKDGGTCPSCEIAKLMSSEPTLLRRILAKLAKESILVTREGRDGGYMLNKAPDQLTLAEVYRALEVGEARHQAVSGTMCVNDFGTQMKTAFCGILEEVDRSVTEVLEKYTVADVVRKAGY; translated from the coding sequence ATGGCTAAACGCAATATAGGCACCTTGCAATACAAATCGTTCGGCCTGGCCCTTCAGGCGCTTGTGGTGATTGCCAAGGACGGAGGAACCTGTCCAAGCTGTGAGATTGCCAAGCTGATGTCATCCGAGCCGACGCTGCTGCGCCGCATTCTCGCCAAGCTGGCGAAGGAATCCATCCTGGTTACCCGCGAAGGGCGGGACGGCGGGTATATGCTGAACAAAGCGCCCGATCAGCTTACGCTGGCCGAGGTATACCGCGCGCTGGAGGTAGGGGAAGCCCGGCATCAAGCGGTCAGCGGCACGATGTGCGTGAATGATTTCGGCACTCAGATGAAGACGGCATTCTGCGGCATTCTGGAAGAGGTCGACCGCAGTGTCACCGAGGTGCTGGAGAAATATACGGTTGCCGACGTCGTTCGAAAAGCGGGATATTGA
- a CDS encoding nitroreductase family protein codes for METQVNANPAFSQVLRERHSVRKYDSSRKMSNEEINDLLNDAILAPSSSNLQPWRFIVITDQALKEQLLPIAHNQQQVVESSAIIAVLGDLEAYRNVNKIWDSAVEAGLATPEVRDMMVENSWNSYSAFSREKQKEIALVDGGLVSMQLMLAAKAKGYDTVAMGGYDAEKFREMFQIPQRYATVMLIAVGHAAVPGRQTSRLPLEDVVSYNGFKGQA; via the coding sequence ATGGAAACACAAGTTAATGCTAATCCGGCTTTCAGCCAAGTCTTGCGCGAACGCCATTCGGTGAGAAAGTATGATTCTTCCCGGAAAATGTCCAACGAAGAAATCAATGACCTGTTAAACGATGCGATTCTGGCGCCCTCTTCTTCCAATCTTCAGCCTTGGCGTTTTATCGTCATTACGGATCAGGCGCTTAAGGAGCAACTGCTGCCGATTGCGCACAACCAGCAGCAAGTTGTGGAATCGTCTGCCATTATTGCCGTGCTTGGCGACCTGGAGGCCTACCGCAACGTGAACAAGATTTGGGACTCGGCGGTAGAAGCGGGTCTTGCGACGCCGGAAGTGCGGGATATGATGGTGGAGAACAGTTGGAACAGCTACTCCGCTTTTAGCCGGGAGAAGCAGAAGGAGATCGCGCTGGTGGACGGCGGTCTGGTGTCCATGCAGCTGATGCTCGCCGCTAAGGCGAAAGGCTATGACACGGTGGCGATGGGCGGCTATGATGCCGAGAAGTTCCGTGAGATGTTCCAGATTCCGCAGCGTTATGCGACTGTCATGCTGATTGCCGTAGGCCATGCCGCGGTCCCGGGCCGCCAGACCTCGCGCCTGCCGCTTGAGGATGTCGTTTCTTACAACGGCTTCAAGGGTCAAGCTTAA
- a CDS encoding Glu/Leu/Phe/Val family dehydrogenase, with the protein MELFSALERDDYEQLLFCQDKASGLKAIIAIHDTTLGPALGGTRMWTYASEEEAIVDALRLAKGMTYKNAVSGLNLGGGKTVIIGDPKKDKNEAMFRAFGRYIQGLNGRYITAEDVGTTEDDMDIIHQETDYVTGISKSYGSSGNPSPVTAFGVYRGMKAAAKEAFGTDSLAGKTIAVQGVGHVAFALCGYLQEEGARLIVTDIIKEAVKRAVDAYGAKAVDPNDIVGVACDIYAPCALGATINDQTLPQIKAKVIAGAANNQLKESRHGDALHEKGVVYAPDYVINAGGVINIADELNGYNKERALKQVAKIYDSITRVLEISRVKGIPTHTAADHLAEERIALLKNSRSTFLRDGHHNLSRRHL; encoded by the coding sequence ATGGAGTTATTTTCGGCACTGGAACGGGACGATTACGAGCAATTGCTGTTCTGCCAGGATAAGGCATCCGGCCTGAAGGCGATCATTGCGATTCACGATACCACGCTTGGGCCTGCCCTGGGCGGGACCCGCATGTGGACGTATGCTTCCGAGGAGGAGGCTATCGTCGATGCGCTTCGTCTGGCAAAAGGCATGACCTATAAGAACGCCGTGTCCGGACTCAATCTGGGCGGAGGCAAGACCGTAATTATCGGCGATCCGAAAAAAGACAAGAACGAAGCGATGTTCCGCGCCTTCGGCAGATACATACAGGGGCTGAACGGCCGCTATATCACAGCCGAGGATGTTGGAACAACCGAAGATGATATGGACATCATCCATCAGGAGACCGATTACGTTACGGGGATTTCCAAATCTTACGGCTCTTCGGGGAATCCTTCGCCGGTTACGGCTTTCGGCGTATACCGGGGCATGAAGGCGGCGGCAAAAGAGGCGTTCGGCACGGATTCGCTGGCAGGCAAGACGATCGCTGTTCAGGGCGTCGGCCATGTCGCCTTTGCGTTATGCGGGTATCTTCAAGAGGAAGGCGCCCGCCTAATTGTCACCGACATTATTAAAGAGGCGGTTAAGCGGGCCGTGGATGCTTACGGCGCCAAAGCGGTTGATCCGAATGATATCGTCGGCGTGGCCTGCGATATTTACGCGCCATGCGCGCTTGGTGCGACGATTAACGACCAGACGCTGCCGCAGATCAAGGCCAAGGTAATTGCGGGCGCGGCCAACAATCAGTTGAAGGAGTCCCGCCACGGCGACGCGCTGCATGAGAAGGGCGTTGTGTACGCGCCCGATTATGTGATCAACGCGGGCGGCGTTATCAATATTGCCGATGAGTTGAACGGCTATAACAAGGAGCGGGCGCTGAAGCAGGTAGCGAAGATTTACGACAGCATCACCCGGGTGCTTGAAATTTCGCGCGTGAAGGGCATCCCGACCCACACGGCCGCCGACCATCTGGCGGAGGAACGGATCGCTCTGCTGAAGAACAGCCGCAGCACCTTTCTTCGCGACGGCCACCATAATCTGAGCAGAAGACATCTATAA
- a CDS encoding peptidylprolyl isomerase — MLALASGCGNKPGSADPGASQSAGSQPQASHPLVTIEMEDGGIIKAELYPEVAPNTVNNFISLIQKGFYNGTIFHRVIPGFMIQGGDPEGTGMGGPGYSISGEFSENGFSNSLLHTRGVLSMARANDPDSAGSQFFIMTDAAPSLDGKYAAFGKVTEGLEVVDAIVNLPRDANDRPANPPVIKKVSVDTLGVTYPEPNKVQ; from the coding sequence ATGCTGGCCTTGGCTTCCGGCTGCGGCAATAAGCCGGGCAGCGCGGACCCCGGCGCGTCCCAGTCTGCGGGGTCGCAGCCGCAGGCAAGCCACCCTCTGGTGACCATCGAAATGGAGGACGGCGGCATCATCAAGGCCGAGCTGTATCCCGAGGTTGCGCCGAATACGGTGAACAATTTCATTTCATTAATTCAAAAAGGGTTCTATAACGGTACGATTTTTCACCGTGTTATTCCCGGGTTCATGATTCAGGGAGGGGACCCTGAGGGGACAGGCATGGGAGGGCCCGGATACAGCATCTCCGGAGAATTCTCCGAGAACGGCTTCTCTAACTCGCTCCTGCACACAAGAGGCGTTCTGTCGATGGCCCGGGCCAATGATCCCGATTCGGCGGGATCGCAATTTTTCATCATGACGGACGCTGCTCCGAGTCTGGACGGAAAGTATGCGGCCTTCGGCAAAGTCACCGAAGGGCTTGAAGTTGTCGACGCGATCGTCAATCTTCCGCGAGACGCCAACGACCGCCCCGCCAATCCGCCGGTAATCAAGAAAGTATCGGTGGACACCTTGGGTGTCACCTATCCTGAGCCCAATAAAGTACAGTAA
- a CDS encoding MFS transporter, with protein sequence MGNFSWKRNLAVLWIGVFFCSTSYSLSIPFMSIFLSDDLGVDSHLEIWSGIAFGISFLASALISPFWGSLSDKYGRKPMLIRSGFSLAALYLMNYFVYDPYVFLVVRVLQGLLAGFVPASIALVATNTPEEKTGYALGVMSTSGAAGSIIGPLIGGVISYYYGNRSAFLFSTAIVLVSAVIATFFVKEQVYDRSAVRSRVRDDIREARSNRAFVALMALTGISSFSVMILEPLIPIYMMDMGIAKNSASLTSGIVFSSVGIATVLMAPRWGKIGGRKGYEFILFIGLLGGGIGNILQFFVSGYIQFALLRFVYGLFYAGVLPSINAMVVQVTEPGFRGRAFGLNQSVSQLATMAGPILGGLLGAFLPIPVVFVINGLILLTAALLVKRHRLEARVDAPRAKETPSSL encoded by the coding sequence GTGGGGAATTTTTCATGGAAGCGGAATCTGGCCGTACTTTGGATAGGCGTGTTTTTTTGCAGCACCTCGTATTCGCTCTCGATTCCGTTCATGTCGATTTTTCTGAGCGATGATCTGGGGGTGGACAGCCATCTGGAGATATGGTCAGGCATCGCATTCGGCATCTCGTTTCTGGCCAGCGCGCTGATTTCTCCTTTCTGGGGGTCCCTGTCAGACAAATATGGACGCAAGCCGATGCTTATTCGTTCCGGCTTCAGCCTGGCCGCGCTCTATTTGATGAATTATTTTGTCTATGATCCATATGTATTTCTTGTTGTTCGGGTCCTTCAAGGACTTCTGGCCGGGTTCGTGCCGGCGTCGATCGCATTGGTGGCGACGAATACGCCGGAGGAGAAGACCGGGTATGCGCTAGGCGTGATGTCTACCTCGGGTGCTGCCGGAAGCATCATCGGTCCGCTCATCGGCGGTGTGATCAGCTATTATTACGGCAACCGCAGTGCCTTTCTGTTCTCAACGGCGATTGTGCTGGTGTCAGCGGTAATTGCTACCTTTTTTGTAAAAGAGCAGGTCTATGACCGGTCGGCTGTGAGATCGCGGGTACGCGATGATATCAGGGAGGCTAGGAGTAACCGAGCTTTCGTTGCTCTAATGGCGCTGACGGGAATCAGCAGCTTTTCCGTAATGATTCTGGAGCCGCTTATTCCCATTTATATGATGGATATGGGGATTGCGAAGAATAGTGCGTCGCTTACTTCGGGGATCGTCTTTTCATCGGTAGGCATAGCTACCGTGCTGATGGCTCCCAGGTGGGGAAAAATAGGCGGACGTAAAGGCTACGAATTCATCCTGTTTATCGGGCTTCTGGGCGGCGGAATCGGCAATATCCTGCAGTTCTTCGTTTCCGGTTATATCCAGTTCGCGCTGCTCCGTTTTGTCTATGGACTATTCTACGCCGGGGTTCTTCCTTCCATTAATGCTATGGTCGTACAGGTAACGGAGCCGGGCTTTCGGGGACGCGCTTTCGGCCTCAACCAATCGGTTTCCCAACTGGCGACCATGGCGGGACCTATCCTTGGCGGCCTGCTTGGAGCCTTCCTTCCCATTCCAGTGGTGTTCGTAATTAACGGGCTGATCCTGTTGACTGCCGCGCTGCTTGTGAAGAGACACCGGCTTGAAGCCCGTGTTGACGCCCCAAGGGCGAAGGAGACTCCTTCTTCCTTGTGA
- a CDS encoding sensor histidine kinase, producing the protein MKLPLHKIAAVVFVILLLASMIEVGIAMERGKQEGRELRGWQLKWVNAAEGDSAHPPRTGSGWIDISPSDDLSELPGDMTGVWFRTPLPTLSGNSAALLNKVYGSDIRAYVDDTLVYDSNGRGSRGGGKLLIPLTAPQVGKELYIYSGGTGSRLGLEGEIKVGSYAKLLNVYLKENLLDLMIGGSLIFMAVVLGVCSVFLKRELFVNGILLMLIMLSSGVLMIYYSPYLEIVMENKYRWLELLFDAALFTLLPAFTYFFEKLFGSGLFKAVTRLRKLQIGYSLFCVGLSVLNIALSYRLDVLYRIFTVDVVGILMIIQFLLLLGLAIRYSLRGNVEAIIFTTGFALFALASLSELSLYYMSGEKYQLYWWKWGIVGFLVSLIVIVGRRFARNHEQVVEYSKELEKFNNDLQRSEKMEIISELAASVAHEVRNPLQVTRGFLQIIGGAQGSKEREYLQLAISELDRASHIINDFLTFAKPAMDKVECLDVGEELKHVAGILLPLAQIQGSRIEIHLEAGLYVKFNSSKFKQALINIIKNGIEALQDNGLVTITAQKSGAYVIISVRDTGEGMTASEIARLGEPYYSNKTKGTGLGLMVTFRLIEAMKGTIEFQSVKGKGTEVRVKLPAVKP; encoded by the coding sequence ATGAAATTGCCACTACACAAAATAGCGGCTGTAGTGTTTGTCATACTGCTGTTGGCCTCCATGATTGAGGTTGGAATTGCGATGGAGCGGGGGAAACAAGAGGGCAGAGAGCTTCGGGGGTGGCAACTGAAATGGGTGAACGCAGCGGAAGGAGATAGCGCGCATCCTCCTCGCACGGGATCAGGGTGGATTGACATTTCGCCTTCGGACGATCTGTCTGAGCTTCCGGGAGATATGACCGGGGTATGGTTCCGTACTCCTTTGCCCACGCTGAGCGGCAATTCGGCCGCGCTGTTAAATAAAGTGTATGGAAGTGACATCAGAGCTTATGTAGATGATACGCTGGTATACGATTCGAACGGCAGGGGAAGCCGGGGCGGAGGCAAGCTTCTGATTCCGCTAACAGCGCCGCAAGTAGGCAAAGAGTTGTACATATATAGCGGAGGGACCGGCAGCCGCCTTGGCTTGGAAGGAGAGATCAAGGTTGGCAGCTACGCCAAGCTGCTGAATGTTTATTTGAAGGAAAATCTGCTGGATCTCATGATCGGCGGGTCGCTCATTTTTATGGCCGTCGTCCTGGGCGTGTGCTCGGTATTTTTAAAAAGAGAGCTGTTTGTCAACGGAATTCTGCTCATGCTGATCATGCTGTCGTCCGGGGTGCTGATGATCTACTATTCTCCCTATCTTGAAATTGTAATGGAGAATAAATACAGGTGGTTGGAACTGCTCTTCGATGCGGCGCTGTTCACATTGCTGCCGGCATTCACCTACTTTTTCGAGAAATTATTTGGTTCGGGCCTGTTTAAAGCCGTTACCCGGTTGAGGAAGCTCCAAATAGGATATTCGCTGTTCTGCGTGGGACTTAGCGTGCTCAATATTGCCTTGTCTTACCGCCTAGACGTTCTGTATAGAATTTTTACAGTTGATGTCGTGGGAATTCTCATGATCATTCAGTTCCTGCTTCTGCTGGGGCTTGCGATCCGTTACTCCCTTCGCGGCAATGTGGAGGCCATTATCTTCACCACCGGGTTTGCCTTGTTTGCGCTAGCGTCGCTCAGCGAGCTGTCCCTGTACTATATGTCCGGCGAGAAGTACCAACTGTACTGGTGGAAATGGGGCATCGTCGGATTTCTTGTTTCCCTGATTGTCATCGTAGGGCGGAGATTCGCCAGGAATCACGAACAAGTGGTGGAATATTCCAAAGAACTGGAGAAGTTCAACAACGATCTTCAGCGTTCCGAAAAAATGGAAATTATTAGCGAGCTGGCTGCATCTGTGGCGCATGAGGTACGCAATCCGCTCCAGGTTACGAGAGGCTTTCTGCAAATTATCGGCGGAGCTCAGGGCAGCAAGGAAAGAGAATACTTGCAATTGGCGATTTCGGAGCTGGACCGGGCTTCGCATATTATCAATGATTTCCTCACATTTGCCAAGCCGGCGATGGATAAGGTGGAATGTCTGGATGTCGGGGAAGAACTGAAGCATGTCGCGGGCATTCTGCTGCCTCTGGCCCAAATTCAGGGGAGCCGAATCGAGATTCATCTGGAAGCCGGTCTGTACGTCAAGTTCAATTCTTCCAAGTTCAAGCAGGCGCTGATCAATATTATCAAGAACGGCATCGAAGCCCTCCAGGACAACGGGCTGGTAACCATTACTGCCCAGAAATCCGGCGCTTACGTCATCATTAGTGTTCGGGATACGGGGGAAGGCATGACGGCCAGCGAGATCGCCCGGCTGGGGGAGCCTTATTATTCCAATAAAACGAAAGGTACCGGACTTGGATTGATGGTAACCTTCCGGCTCATTGAAGCGATGAAAGGCACGATCGAGTTTCAGAGCGTCAAGGGAAAGGGGACGGAAGTAAGAGTCAAACTGCCTGCTGTGAAGCCGTAA
- a CDS encoding sensor histidine kinase, with protein sequence MASVSIEMLLILLLAIGTGGYNSPFKLYSLNPILIAAGSLSFYFCWSLLAGYFAIFLGFCYFFYKSADDTFASVLLENGNLFLALALTAIFMQLLSKLKRQREEAEARTDEMLEHIKSLYHIVETSSEHDFMNIGQVITDYALKLTKLNKALFWFAGNSGGPGLVSRQTGWLPEEEEYLFGELKKYEPEWRRQKEPIFRSVPGFGDMLLMPVRMSTRFVGVIGVKLEAHEGLEGRRWYIQQLMFLAELSAITLERHELSVTENRLIVTNEQNRIADEMHDSVSQSLFGIVYAAHSLKQACRKMTPSQLEEQIELIHDSATKAAKELRITIYSLSSKKSGGPTWLGMVRSHLKSLSRLNDVEIDFKVKGDDFSLPYPYHKALFRIISEATGNAIRHGGAGNIEVELTLKPRWVGLAIRDDGVGFDTDLLWTRSMEGTSGLGMKNMQHLASSLGGDFQLSSNENAGTQILISIPVGVVELKNA encoded by the coding sequence ATGGCGTCGGTTAGTATTGAGATGCTGCTGATTCTTCTGCTGGCCATTGGTACAGGCGGATACAACAGCCCGTTCAAGCTGTATTCGCTTAATCCTATTTTGATTGCAGCGGGTTCCTTGTCCTTTTATTTTTGCTGGAGCCTGCTCGCCGGCTATTTTGCCATCTTCCTTGGATTTTGCTATTTTTTTTATAAATCGGCGGATGACACCTTTGCCTCTGTTCTGCTGGAGAACGGAAATCTGTTCCTGGCTCTTGCGCTCACGGCAATCTTTATGCAGCTGCTTTCGAAGCTTAAGCGGCAGCGGGAGGAAGCCGAGGCGCGCACGGACGAAATGCTAGAGCATATCAAATCGCTGTATCACATCGTGGAAACCTCAAGTGAGCATGATTTTATGAACATCGGACAGGTGATTACCGACTATGCCCTCAAGCTGACGAAGCTGAATAAAGCGCTGTTCTGGTTCGCGGGAAACAGCGGGGGGCCGGGGCTTGTAAGCCGTCAGACCGGTTGGCTGCCCGAGGAGGAAGAATATCTATTCGGGGAGCTCAAGAAATATGAGCCTGAATGGCGGCGTCAGAAGGAACCGATATTCAGGAGCGTTCCCGGATTCGGGGACATGCTGCTGATGCCGGTTCGGATGAGCACCCGGTTTGTCGGCGTCATCGGGGTAAAGCTTGAAGCGCATGAGGGACTGGAGGGCCGGAGATGGTACATCCAGCAGCTGATGTTTCTGGCGGAGCTCAGCGCGATTACGCTGGAACGCCATGAGCTGAGCGTCACCGAGAACCGCCTCATTGTGACCAATGAGCAGAACCGGATTGCCGACGAAATGCATGACAGCGTCTCGCAGAGCCTGTTCGGCATTGTCTATGCAGCGCATTCCCTCAAGCAGGCCTGCCGAAAAATGACGCCCTCCCAGTTGGAGGAGCAGATCGAGCTGATCCATGATTCGGCGACCAAGGCCGCCAAGGAACTGAGGATCACCATTTACAGTTTAAGTTCCAAGAAAAGCGGCGGTCCGACCTGGCTCGGTATGGTAAGATCGCATCTGAAAAGTTTATCAAGATTGAATGATGTTGAGATTGATTTCAAAGTGAAGGGCGATGACTTCAGCCTGCCCTACCCTTATCACAAAGCGCTTTTCCGGATTATATCCGAAGCGACCGGCAATGCCATCCGCCACGGCGGCGCCGGCAATATTGAGGTTGAGCTGACCTTGAAGCCAAGATGGGTCGGACTGGCTATCCGCGACGATGGGGTCGGCTTCGACACCGATCTGCTGTGGACCCGTTCGATGGAGGGCACAAGCGGACTGGGAATGAAGAACATGCAGCATTTGGCGAGTTCCCTTGGCGGTGATTTCCAGTTATCCAGCAACGAGAATGCAGGTACCCAGATTCTGATTTCAATTCCGGTAGGCGTAGTTGAATTAAAGAACGCATAA
- a CDS encoding response regulator — translation MEIVIVDDHPLVRRGLAAVISMQPNLKFAGEATNGEEALRVFEEVRPDLVLIDLKLADESGIDVIKAARRRGIDSKFILLTSSASREDFLKAEEVLVDGYVLKEALPEELLFAIQLVYKGRKYYDPGLMEDKMRMSGKGPTDELTPKEREVLIELGQGACNREIASRLFISEFTVKKHVSQILAKLQVADRTQAALYANAVGLTKYEMSVE, via the coding sequence ATGGAAATCGTCATTGTGGATGATCACCCCCTCGTTAGAAGAGGGCTGGCAGCTGTTATTTCCATGCAGCCTAATTTGAAATTTGCGGGCGAAGCAACGAATGGTGAAGAGGCTCTGCGCGTCTTTGAAGAGGTGCGGCCTGATTTGGTGCTGATCGATTTGAAGCTTGCCGACGAGTCGGGGATTGATGTGATCAAGGCCGCGCGCAGACGCGGAATCGACAGCAAGTTCATCCTGCTGACATCCTCGGCAAGCCGGGAAGATTTCCTGAAGGCGGAGGAAGTACTGGTCGACGGCTATGTACTGAAAGAAGCGCTCCCTGAGGAGCTGCTGTTTGCCATTCAGCTGGTCTATAAGGGCAGGAAGTATTACGATCCCGGCCTGATGGAAGACAAGATGAGAATGAGCGGCAAGGGTCCGACGGATGAATTGACGCCCAAGGAACGGGAAGTGCTGATCGAGCTGGGGCAGGGCGCCTGCAACCGGGAAATTGCTTCCCGGCTCTTCATCAGCGAGTTCACGGTCAAGAAGCATGTCAGTCAAATTTTGGCCAAGCTTCAGGTTGCGGACCGCACTCAGGCCGCGCTTTACGCGAACGCGGTTGGCTTAACCAAATACGAGATGTCTGTCGAATAA